Proteins co-encoded in one Neoarius graeffei isolate fNeoGra1 chromosome 11, fNeoGra1.pri, whole genome shotgun sequence genomic window:
- the gstz1 gene encoding maleylacetoacetate isomerase isoform X4 — MLSGPVLHGYFRSSCSWRVRIAFALKGIEYDQVPVNLVKDGGQQLTDQYKSVNPMQQVPAVTIDGITLGQSLAIIQYIDETQPGPRLLPADPKQRAQVRMISDLIASGIQPLQNLHVIQKIGAEKVQWAQHFINKGFNALESTLKQTSGTYCVGNEISMADVCLVPQVYNAERFKVDLDQYPTIKRINQTLLKLEAFKVSHPSCQPDTPDDLRV; from the exons atgctgtcaggg CCCGTGCTTCATGGATATTTCAGAAGTTCTTGCTCATGGAGAGTGCGGATTG CTTTTGCCCTGAAGGGTATTGAATATGATCAAGTACCAGTCAACCTTGTCAAGGATGGAGGCCAACAG CTCACAGATCAGTATAAATCAGTCAACCCAATGCAGCAAGTGCCTGCAGTCACCATCGATGGAATCACTTTGGGTCAATCA CTGGCTATCATCCAGTACATTGACGAAACTCAGCCTGGGCCACGTCTCCTCCCTGCTGATCCAAAGCAGCGAGCACAAGTGCGCATGATTTCTGATCTCATTGCCTCCGGGATACAGCCTCTACAG aacctccATGTGATACAGAAAATTGGTGCTGAAAAGGTACAGTGGGCGCAACATTTCATCAACAAGGGATTCAATG CCCTCGAATCCACCCTGAAGCAGACATCTGGAACATACTGTGTTGGGAATGAG ATCTCCATGGCAGACGTTTGTCTTGTACCCCAGGTctacaatgctgaaag GTTTAAAGTAGATCTGGACCAGTATCCCACAATCAAGCGGATAAACCAGACCCTACTGAAGCTTGAGGCCTTCAAAGTCAGTCATCCGTCCTGTCAGCCTGATACACCTGATGACCTGAGAGTATAA
- the gstz1 gene encoding maleylacetoacetate isomerase isoform X1: MWMCFDEYFTHPVLHGYFRSSCSWRVRIAFALKGIEYDQVPVNLVKDGGQQLTDQYKSVNPMQQVPAVTIDGITLGQSLAIIQYIDETQPGPRLLPADPKQRAQVRMISDLIASGIQPLQNLHVIQKIGAEKVQWAQHFINKGFNALESTLKQTSGTYCVGNEISMADVCLVPQVYNAERFKVDLDQYPTIKRINQTLLKLEAFKVSHPSCQPDTPDDLRV; encoded by the exons ATGTGGATGTGTTTTGACGAATATTTTACACAC CCCGTGCTTCATGGATATTTCAGAAGTTCTTGCTCATGGAGAGTGCGGATTG CTTTTGCCCTGAAGGGTATTGAATATGATCAAGTACCAGTCAACCTTGTCAAGGATGGAGGCCAACAG CTCACAGATCAGTATAAATCAGTCAACCCAATGCAGCAAGTGCCTGCAGTCACCATCGATGGAATCACTTTGGGTCAATCA CTGGCTATCATCCAGTACATTGACGAAACTCAGCCTGGGCCACGTCTCCTCCCTGCTGATCCAAAGCAGCGAGCACAAGTGCGCATGATTTCTGATCTCATTGCCTCCGGGATACAGCCTCTACAG aacctccATGTGATACAGAAAATTGGTGCTGAAAAGGTACAGTGGGCGCAACATTTCATCAACAAGGGATTCAATG CCCTCGAATCCACCCTGAAGCAGACATCTGGAACATACTGTGTTGGGAATGAG ATCTCCATGGCAGACGTTTGTCTTGTACCCCAGGTctacaatgctgaaag GTTTAAAGTAGATCTGGACCAGTATCCCACAATCAAGCGGATAAACCAGACCCTACTGAAGCTTGAGGCCTTCAAAGTCAGTCATCCGTCCTGTCAGCCTGATACACCTGATGACCTGAGAGTATAA
- the gstz1 gene encoding maleylacetoacetate isomerase isoform X2 gives MRTSFACLTKPVLHGYFRSSCSWRVRIAFALKGIEYDQVPVNLVKDGGQQLTDQYKSVNPMQQVPAVTIDGITLGQSLAIIQYIDETQPGPRLLPADPKQRAQVRMISDLIASGIQPLQNLHVIQKIGAEKVQWAQHFINKGFNALESTLKQTSGTYCVGNEISMADVCLVPQVYNAERFKVDLDQYPTIKRINQTLLKLEAFKVSHPSCQPDTPDDLRV, from the exons ATGCGAACATCCTTTGCATGTTTAACGAAG CCCGTGCTTCATGGATATTTCAGAAGTTCTTGCTCATGGAGAGTGCGGATTG CTTTTGCCCTGAAGGGTATTGAATATGATCAAGTACCAGTCAACCTTGTCAAGGATGGAGGCCAACAG CTCACAGATCAGTATAAATCAGTCAACCCAATGCAGCAAGTGCCTGCAGTCACCATCGATGGAATCACTTTGGGTCAATCA CTGGCTATCATCCAGTACATTGACGAAACTCAGCCTGGGCCACGTCTCCTCCCTGCTGATCCAAAGCAGCGAGCACAAGTGCGCATGATTTCTGATCTCATTGCCTCCGGGATACAGCCTCTACAG aacctccATGTGATACAGAAAATTGGTGCTGAAAAGGTACAGTGGGCGCAACATTTCATCAACAAGGGATTCAATG CCCTCGAATCCACCCTGAAGCAGACATCTGGAACATACTGTGTTGGGAATGAG ATCTCCATGGCAGACGTTTGTCTTGTACCCCAGGTctacaatgctgaaag GTTTAAAGTAGATCTGGACCAGTATCCCACAATCAAGCGGATAAACCAGACCCTACTGAAGCTTGAGGCCTTCAAAGTCAGTCATCCGTCCTGTCAGCCTGATACACCTGATGACCTGAGAGTATAA
- the gstz1 gene encoding maleylacetoacetate isomerase isoform X3, with protein MATQGKPVLHGYFRSSCSWRVRIAFALKGIEYDQVPVNLVKDGGQQLTDQYKSVNPMQQVPAVTIDGITLGQSLAIIQYIDETQPGPRLLPADPKQRAQVRMISDLIASGIQPLQNLHVIQKIGAEKVQWAQHFINKGFNALESTLKQTSGTYCVGNEISMADVCLVPQVYNAERFKVDLDQYPTIKRINQTLLKLEAFKVSHPSCQPDTPDDLRV; from the exons ATGGCGACGCAAGGAAAG CCCGTGCTTCATGGATATTTCAGAAGTTCTTGCTCATGGAGAGTGCGGATTG CTTTTGCCCTGAAGGGTATTGAATATGATCAAGTACCAGTCAACCTTGTCAAGGATGGAGGCCAACAG CTCACAGATCAGTATAAATCAGTCAACCCAATGCAGCAAGTGCCTGCAGTCACCATCGATGGAATCACTTTGGGTCAATCA CTGGCTATCATCCAGTACATTGACGAAACTCAGCCTGGGCCACGTCTCCTCCCTGCTGATCCAAAGCAGCGAGCACAAGTGCGCATGATTTCTGATCTCATTGCCTCCGGGATACAGCCTCTACAG aacctccATGTGATACAGAAAATTGGTGCTGAAAAGGTACAGTGGGCGCAACATTTCATCAACAAGGGATTCAATG CCCTCGAATCCACCCTGAAGCAGACATCTGGAACATACTGTGTTGGGAATGAG ATCTCCATGGCAGACGTTTGTCTTGTACCCCAGGTctacaatgctgaaag GTTTAAAGTAGATCTGGACCAGTATCCCACAATCAAGCGGATAAACCAGACCCTACTGAAGCTTGAGGCCTTCAAAGTCAGTCATCCGTCCTGTCAGCCTGATACACCTGATGACCTGAGAGTATAA